Below is a genomic region from Pedobacter cryoconitis.
ATTTCTTGTCCCTGAGCTTTCAGCACTTTGAACTGATTGGTTCCGAAATAGAACTTCATCTTGTAGTTCTGTGCATCAAGCTGGTTGAAAGGAAGGTTTACTTTTGCAGAATACCCCTTTACATGGCCTGGCTCAGTCAGAATTCTTACTGCAAGGTTAACCTTGTTAAAAGGATCAGCAGGAATCAGCACAGCTGAGAAAAAGTGTTGCTTAAAGGCAATCCACTCAATTTTAGCTTTAGCCAGACTCTCTGTTTCATCTTTAGCAATGCTCAGGTGATCAGGATTCTTTTCTACATACTTGTAATAAGGCGCAGAATATTGCTGTTCGTTTTTCAACGATTTTTCCTGTTGAAGTAATACCGTTTCCCAGTCCAGTGTGATACTATCTCTCTGAATAACCTGGTTCATCCCTTTTAAGTTGATGTTAAAACCAACATTATGAGATTTAGGCTGTAAATCATAAACAAACTCAATGTATTTATCCGCGCTGTAATTAGCGCGCATCACCATTGCGTTAGCTGTTTTTGTTGCTGTAAAATAAAGATCATTGGTTTTTACCAATTTACCGCCAACGTTTAAGGTTAAGCCGAAAATATTTTCGTCACCATCAAACAATACAACCGGTTTATCAAGGTAAGTTTTTTCACCTTTTACTTCTACAGCTTTAATTTTACCACCTTTATTAGTGAAAGTTAATTTTAAAGCTTCATTTTCTAATACGCTGGTAGTAGCCGTACCAGAAATACTGGTTCCGAAAGGACCTTTCAGCGCTGCTGAGTCTAATTGCGGAGCCGGTGCATTTTCAGCAAGAGCAGCAGGTGAATGTTTAACACCAGCTTTACTAGCGGAATCAAGAGAGATCCGCTCCCGTTCTTTCTTCATTTCAGCCTCACTTGGCTTGAAAAAATAGAAGGAACCCGCCAAAACGATCATGATCAGGAACAATCCTGTGAATGTATTTTTATCCATTATTGTTATTTAAACGCGTATTAGTTTGTTTTTTTCTTCGCATACTCCATCGCAGCGGCGACAAATTTAACAAAAAGTGGGTGAGGATTAGCAACTGTTGATTTTAATTCCGGATGAAATTGTCCACCAACGAAAAAAGGATGGTTTTTAAGCTCTACAATTTCCACTAAATGGCTGTCTGGATTAGTACCGGAAGCGATCATACCAGCTTCTTCATATTGACTTAAATAAGCACTGTTAAATTCATAACGATGTCTGTGACGCTCATTAATGTGTTGTTTACCATAAGCACCAAATGCTTTAGTTCCTTTTTTAACATCACAAGGGTAAGAACCAAGACGCATTGTACCACCTTTGGTAGTTACTGTTTTCTGATCTTCCATCATATTGATTACAGGATCAACAGTTAATTCATCAATTTCAGTTGTATTTGCTGTTTTTAAGCCCAGTACATTACGGCCAAACTCAATAACCGCACACTGCATACCTAAACAGATACCAAAGAAAGGAACGTTGTTTTCACGAACGTAACGAATAGCATCGATTTTTCCTTCAATACCACGGCTACCAAATCCTGGCGCAACTAATACACCATCCAAATGACTAAGTTTCTCTTTGGCATTTTCTGCATTAACCTCTTCAGAAGGGATATATTCTACTCTTACTTTACATTCATTTTTAGCACCTGCATGAATGAAAGCTTCAATAATTGATTTATAAGCATCCGGCAATTCAACATATTTACCTACCAGGCCAATTCTAACTTCAGAAGTTGGGTTTTTAAGCCTTCCTAAAAAGTCTTTCCAGCTTTCCATATCAGGCTCATTTTTCTGCGCCAGTTTAAGTTTGCTCAATACTGTTTTATCCAGTTGTTCCTTCATCATTAACAATGGAACGGAATAAA
It encodes:
- a CDS encoding CTP synthase, which codes for MTKYIFVTGGVTSSLGKGIISASLAKLLQARGYRVTIQKFDPYINIDPGTLNPYEHGECYVTEDGAETDLDLGHYERFLNVPTSQANNITTGRIYQNVINKERQGEYLGKTVQVVPHITDEIKRNMRILGETGDYDIVITELGGTVGDIESLPFIEAVRQFKWEAGANNAIVIHLTLIPYLAAAGELKTKPTQHSVKALLEYGIQPDILVCRTEQHINMDIRKKIALFCNVNVNAVIESIDASSIYSVPLLMMKEQLDKTVLSKLKLAQKNEPDMESWKDFLGRLKNPTSEVRIGLVGKYVELPDAYKSIIEAFIHAGAKNECKVRVEYIPSEEVNAENAKEKLSHLDGVLVAPGFGSRGIEGKIDAIRYVRENNVPFFGICLGMQCAVIEFGRNVLGLKTANTTEIDELTVDPVINMMEDQKTVTTKGGTMRLGSYPCDVKKGTKAFGAYGKQHINERHRHRYEFNSAYLSQYEEAGMIASGTNPDSHLVEIVELKNHPFFVGGQFHPELKSTVANPHPLFVKFVAAAMEYAKKKTN
- the yidC gene encoding membrane protein insertase YidC, with translation MDKNTFTGLFLIMIVLAGSFYFFKPSEAEMKKERERISLDSASKAGVKHSPAALAENAPAPQLDSAALKGPFGTSISGTATTSVLENEALKLTFTNKGGKIKAVEVKGEKTYLDKPVVLFDGDENIFGLTLNVGGKLVKTNDLYFTATKTANAMVMRANYSADKYIEFVYDLQPKSHNVGFNINLKGMNQVIQRDSITLDWETVLLQQEKSLKNEQQYSAPYYKYVEKNPDHLSIAKDETESLAKAKIEWIAFKQHFFSAVLIPADPFNKVNLAVRILTEPGHVKGYSAKVNLPFNQLDAQNYKMKFYFGTNQFKVLKAQGQEIEKLVEMGYWPLKYINRFVVLPVFNFLESFGWNYGLIILVLTIALKVVLSPLTYKSYISMAKMRILKPEMDEIKAKVGEDNATLLQQEYLKLYKQVGVNPLGGCLPMLLQLPIVMAFFFFFPNLFELRGQSFLWMHDLSTYDDFIKFGFTIPFIGDHLSLMCVLMTISTLIYTYFNNQVSGATGQMKYIGYIMPVVFLGVLNSYPAGLNYYYFLANMLTFGQQFLIKSMVNDEKIHNILKENKKKPEEQKKKSKFQTRLDDYMRQQQQVKTQEKKNK